One window of Sphingomonas sp. KC8 genomic DNA carries:
- a CDS encoding aa3-type cytochrome c oxidase subunit IV gives MAKNNDAKNDLKAHEGTYGGFLSLLKIGTIATALVAALVVYLIAN, from the coding sequence ATGGCGAAAAATAACGACGCCAAGAACGATTTGAAGGCACATGAGGGGACTTATGGCGGATTCCTTTCGCTGCTGAAAATTGGCACGATTGCGACCGCGCTCGTCGCCGCGCTCGTCGTCTATCTGATCGCCAACTAA